A stretch of the Glycine soja cultivar W05 chromosome 13, ASM419377v2, whole genome shotgun sequence genome encodes the following:
- the LOC114381886 gene encoding uncharacterized protein LOC114381886, producing the protein MTTITRHSYKLSLKRATKRITRRRRRNPHNHRKRSTSTTIDPFKPKCSNNNKVCEKLETLKNLIPGGEEAVKPDQLFKETAEYIVLLRTRVVVLQKLIEYYGNKDDTQDENEHDAVLFS; encoded by the coding sequence ATGACCACAATCACTAGGCACAGTTACAAGCTCTCCCTCAAAAGAGCCACAAAGAGAATaacaagaaggagaagaagaaacccACATAACCACCGAAAAAGAAGCACCAGCACCACGATTGACCCTTTCAAACCAAAGTgcagtaataataataaggttTGTGAAAAGCTTGAAACTCTGAAGAACCTCATCCCCGGTGGAGAAGAAGCGGTGAAACCCGACCAGCTGTTCAAGGAAACCGCGGAGTACATCGTGTTGCTGCGGACGCGCGTCGTGGTTCTCCAGAAGCTCATTGAGTATTATGGGAACAAGGACGACACCCAGGATGAGAATGAACATGATGCTGTCTTGTTCTCATAG